ctcttcagccttgagacgagcttcctcttcagccttgaaacgagcttcctcttcagccttgaaacgagcttcctcttcagccttgaaacgagcttcctcttcagccttgagacgagcttcctcttcagccttgagacgagcttcctcttcagccttgaaacgagcttcctcttcggccttgagacgagcttcctcttcagccttgaaacgagcttcctcttcagccttgagacgagattcctcttcagcttctaGACGGGCGTCTTCCATTGCACGCGCACTGGCAATATGCCGTGAGAAGGCATCATTAAGGCTTTGCCTTATTATGTCGTCAGAGAGGGCTCTCACACGATCGATAATGTGTTCTTTACCTTCTAAGAGAGTAacagcctcttcttcagccttgagacgagcttcctcttcagccttgagacgagcttcctcttcagccttgagacgagcttcctcttcagccttgaaacgagcttcctcttcagccttgaaacgagcttcctcttcagccttgagacgagcttcctcttcagccttgaaacgagcttcctcttcagccttgaaacgagcttcctcttcagccttgagacgagcttcctcttcagccttgagtctcgcctcttcttcagctttgagtctcgcctcttcttcagctctgagtttcgcctcttcttcagctttgagtctcgcctcttcttcagctctgagtctcgcctcttcttcagctttgagtctcgcctcttcttcagctttgagtctcgcctcttcttcagctttgagtctcgcctcttcttcagctttgaGACgagcctcttcttcagctctgagtttcgcctcttcttcagctctgagtctcgcctcttcttcagctttgattcgtgcctcttcttcagctttgagtttcgcctcttcttcagctttgagtctcgcctcttcttcagctctgagtttcgcctcttcttcagcttttattcgtgcctcttcttcagctttgagtttcgcctcttcttcagctctgattcgtgcctcttcttcagctttgattcgtgcctcttcttcagctctgagtttcgcctcttcttcagctttgagtttcgcctcttcttcagctctgagtctcgcctcttcttcagccttgacacgagcttcttcttcagctctgagtctcgcctcttcttcaagAGATGGAGCGTGTTGAGAGGCGTGAATCgtaatttccttttgttttgtgcatGCGTGCTGTGCTGTGGGGTAGTTTGTTTCAATCCGTGAGGTAGTGTGagtttgttttcgttcgATTTCCGTTCGATCGCTAAAATTTTGGCTTTGTGTTTTAGAGCTgtaacttttttcttcaaaatgttttgttggttcgtgtgtttcttttgcttgtatAGCGAGGGTTtgtgttgctttgttttctgttggtgccgggtttgtgttttgtataCGTTGAGTATGTCTTGTGATTGTCGTTCTTTCACCAGCTGGTTGTCGCGTTATGAGCGAGATGGTGTTGAAAGCAGACGGAGCTTCTGTATTGAtattgttgtggttgttacTTTTGTagtgtttgtgtgcttgttCATCGTACTTGTTGTGCCGCTGCTCGTGGAttacttttttctgtgtGTCTTGTATTATACTTGATGAAAAGCAGTGACTTGTCTCTAGGTTATTACCATTCCCTGTACTTCGAGGTGGGCACCATGGGTCTGTGAATAGTTTGTTGCTTTGCTGTGACAACTGCACCGACTCTCTTGCTTTGTCTGCTTGTTGCAGCCCGTGGGGACCACTTACTTTTCCTGCTGATGTTGGTTGGTGGTGCAGATGTGCGCTCACATGTTGTGCTGATAGCAAGACTagtattttttcctctcgGAAGGCGGCTGCAATGATAAGACGCTTCTTCTCGTACTTGTGAACTATCTCGCGGCGGGTGTGTGCTTCAGCTAAGACGACTGCGAACATCGCGGATGAGTGTTTTCGTGTCTCATAATCGTCGGAAAGCAGTGATGTTGGAGGCCTTGTGACAGaatcccccctttttttgtattccttCGAGGACCGCGTACCCGCTATGGGTTGCTGTTCTGACACAAAACCTGGACCTAGTTGACATCCAGTGTATGCCCGCAGTGCCGGTTGTGTGGTCTCCGTTTGGACGTCATGGCTGCTACTCCGATGGGGCTGTTGAGCGGTCGTGGTTTTGGTGTCCCGCTTCCTCTTTGAACTAGATATTGGTTCTTCAGCCGCAGCGGCACATGTCCTATCGTGGTTTCCAAGGAACGCTTTCTGCGCCTCCCTTAATCTATGAATCTCTTCTTTTAGTCCATTAAGCTCCACACggcttcctccttcttttttgaggCGCCTAAACTCTTCTATGAGCCACCCAGTCCGCTGTATATCTTCCAAGACCGCCAACGCATTAATGTGCACGACCGCCTTATCGCGGTGGGGTGGTGGCATGCTAGACGAACGATCCCCGTTACTACTTACTAATGGAAAGGAAGCTACCCGCTACTGTATAGAGGAGGGGATGCTTTCCCGGTGCATACACATgcgacgaagaaaaaaagagagtgtCGTCATGGGCCGAAACGCGTAGGCGAACCAATGGCAGTTAATACCAATATAAGTACGCGGCTCGCTCGCAAGGATCTGAAGGCATATAGTAGTGTGGGATGTAGCGAACCCTGAAGCAGCTGATCGAACTGGgagtgaggaaaggaaacataaaAGGTACGGGACATTTGTGTCGTGGGGGTTTGTTCGTGCACGCATGCAAGCACTTTCTTTCCGCCCCCTAACAGGAAGCACAGTCAAAGAAGAAGTGTTTGAAAGAACGCAcgctccccccccccccccaccacATCTATAGATGATGGACCGAGCCTGACCCAAGTCAATTTCAACAAAGAGAGATATGCCGGATGGCGCAGAGTACCATACATTCACGGTGCTTACGGTGTGCCAAAGAATGCTTGTATCTCCACATAGATACACGCGCGCCCGCGCACTCGGTCAGCGGAACCGCAAAGTTGGTCCGCACGCAATAAAGAGCTATTTCACTCGCATCCCTTTTTTGCAGATTCCCAAGTCCTTTTAACCACCTCACGCCTCCccatttaccttttctttctcctcgtTTATCCTCCCACCTAACGCTTACAATGATAAGTTCGATACCCAATCCATTCGGTAACACCCAGCAAATGACAGCAAGGTGCGACTTACTTAACAGCGACACTTCACCTGTTACAGTTacttgtttcatttttttcagcTGGCGGAAGCCAAGATAAGGCTAAATCTCATACGATCACAATGCTTAGCACGAATCCAGGCTCTCAGCAACTCACGTACAAAGTATTAGTCAACAGGGAATGTTGCCATGCAAGCCGCAACGCTGTCGAGTATCCTTCCCCCAGACACTCTAACGCGAATCTGTGCGCAGCCTGTGCTAGCGGTAAAAGCAATGGGGGGGGAGCAGTAACACAGCAACATTTCCTACAAATTAAATGAACAGTGACGACCTGTCAAAGCGCTTCCGCAAGGGCCCAAgctacaaaaaaatatgggtTCACAAGTTAAACTACTAACGTACTATAACAAATCTCCGACAAGAATGGTGCCCACCCAAGAGGTAGATTTACTTcttgacaacaacaataccCTTTGTCCCTCCGTGAACAAAACATTCGTCCCACACGTCTGGCATCTTCTCCAAAGAAGGCGCCACGACCGTCGGGTACTTGAACCCCACAGAAGACAGTTGCTGCAAAACAACCTCCAGTTGTGTTTGCCGCTCTTCATATGAAAGTGACGCTAGATATGATGGAAGAAGGAACCCCTCCATTGTTACCTCGTTAAAGATTATGTTGGACCCGGAGATCATCAGTCCCACACCGCTTTGTGCACCGTAAGACACTGCGTGACCCCCTTTCCCAAGAAGCCCGAGAAACGTATCGAAGTGCCGGCCACCAATGGCGTTGAGGTACAGTGCTGCAGCGGAACCACCCAGTGCTTGACGCATCGCTCGGGATCCCTTTCCATTGTACTCGAATACCTCGCTGCCGTATTCGGCATGGCGTTGTTTTGCCTTGTCGAACCGCTCACCTGGGGTACTGGCCGTCAGAACTCGGAAACCGAGGAGTTTACCCAAAGCTGCCACGGCAAGGGATGTAGCACTGCTACCGCCGTTCTGCACGATGACTTGTCCCTTACGTAAAGATGTAAAACCATTGACGAGGCGATGTGCAGTTATGTAGTTAGAAGCGTTCACCGCAAGTGGAATGTATTTGGAATCGATTTTATGTACGGAGTTGCAAGGCACAGCAACTCGCGTTGCCCATAACCCATTCAGCGGCGCTACCCAAACTGTGTCCCCTTCCTTTATAACACTGGAGCCGTTGTTGGCGACCACTACACCAACACCCTCAGAGCCACCTACCCttgggaaggaagggagttGCAGCCGACGTCGACCCAGCACACTGCCATTCACCACCGCCGCGTCTACACGGTGAAGCGGTGCTTGTAACACATCAACTACTACTTCGTTCCCTTTTGGAACAATTTCCATGGTCTCGTACTTCAAGACATGGGCGATCGGTCCACACCGAGTATACAGCCACGCCTTCGAAGACAGCTTCGACATTCAAAACTTAAGTTCAAGTGAGTATGatattaagaaaaaataaacggCAAGATGTGAGAAAAGTGCAAATAAGGCACATCAGTGGTCGTCACTAAAAATCCGTTCTTGACAATCGGCAACGTTACCTCCCTAGGGGCAAAAGCGGTGACCGCGGTTGTAGTGAGCATCGAAGCCGACAGAGCGAAACGCACTTCTCTACTGTTCAGAGGTAAGTacacgaaacaacaacaaccaccaAACACACTGCCTCCCGCGATATATATTCCACCATATGATCAAAGAATGTTAACGCCTTACTAACCATAAAGAAAGGACCGTCCATGTGCTCATCCGGTCCGTAACCAAAAACCACCACGTGTACAATTCTCTGGAGTTTTATACctaaaagtgaaaataaaagtGCTACCGGAGGCTAACCTCATTCACTAACAAAGACCTGCTAGCTAAACTACACTGCCCGCTTACAAGAGTAGAGTAGGTTTTTCAGTGCTTTCACATCCTTCTCGCTCTTGATGGCATTCATTTTCGACTGGTAATGCTGCAGAAACAGGTGGGTATGTTGTTTCAACATTTCTTCAAGCTCCCCGTGCAAGATTGGACTATTCAAAGTGAAGAAGCGGATCAGGTAGTTCAGCTCCTGTACATACATGTAGAAGAACTTATTCTTCGCAGTACCGTACATGATTCCCAGATCCCTGTGGACAAGCAGGTACTCGTAGAACTTTACGTACTGAACCTTCACGTCGTCCAAGTAACCATTCAGACACGCGTACAGAGACACAATTGCATTCATGAAATACGAGGGCTGTTTCTGGTTGAACAGCGCGACGAATCGGGCACCGCGGATCATGGGGATCGTTTGTACCTGCTGGCCGCCCACCGAGTCGGCGGCGAGCTTGCGGTACTCCGCAAGAATCCCCTTCAGCTTTCCGGCAACTCCTTTCATCGCCGCGTTCTGCGCGGAGGAGCCCACACGTGACACAGATAAACCGATGTTC
This sequence is a window from Trypanosoma brucei gambiense DAL972 chromosome 7, complete sequence. Protein-coding genes within it:
- a CDS encoding oxidoreductase, putative, whose translation is MEIVPKGNEVVVDVLQAPLHRVDAAVVNGSVLGRRRLQLPSFPRVGGSEGVGVVVANNGSSVIKEGDTVWVAPLNGLWATRVAVPCNSVHKIDSKYIPLAVNASNYITAHRLVNGFTSLRKGQVIVQNGGSSATSLAVAALGKLLGFRVLTASTPGERFDKAKQRHAEYGSEVFEYNGKGSRAMRQALGGSAAALYLNAIGGRHFDTFLGLLGKGGHAVSYGAQSGVGLMISGSNIIFNEVTMEGFLLPSYLASLSYEERQTQLEVVLQQLSSVGFKYPTVVAPSLEKMPDVWDECFVHGGTKGIVVVKK